A genomic stretch from Juglans microcarpa x Juglans regia isolate MS1-56 chromosome 3S, Jm3101_v1.0, whole genome shotgun sequence includes:
- the LOC121256907 gene encoding beta-galactosidase 13-like — MAVPSRVLLLAVLSLLLVSVAVGHGEDKFQNVTYDGRSLIINGKRELLFSGSIHYTRSTPEMWPDLIAKAKHGGLNVIQTYVFWNIHEPVEGQFNFNGNYDLVKFIKLIGEQGMYVTLRIGPFIQAEWNHGGIPYWLREVPDIIFRSNNGPFKQYMKKYAKMIIDKMKEEKLFASQGGPIILSQIENEYNHIQLAYRDMGSRYVQWAAKMAVGLNTEVPWIMCKQKDAPDPVINTCNGRHCGDTFTGPNKPHKPSLWTENWTAQYRVFGDPPSQRAAEDIAFSVARFFSKNGTLVNYYMYHGGTNFGRTSAVFTTTRYYDEAPIDEYGLQREPKWSHLKDVHKALNLCKKPLLWGEHGVQILGKHTEAQLFEIPGTKVCAAFLANNNSKSPETVDFRGEKYYLPPRSISILPDCKTVVFNTQTIVSQHNARNLKSSKVAKNLKWEMSSEPIPTVEELPVDSKTPKELYSFLKDTTDYAWYTTSIELGPRDLPMRPDIHPVLRVASLGHALHAFVNGEYVGSAHGSHDEKSFVFQNAVNLKAGVNHIALIGMTVGLPDSGAYMEHRYAGPRAITVLGLNTGTLDLTVNGWGHQVGLTGEKMKVFTQSGSHRVEWKKADGQGRALTWYKTYFDAPEGNDPVAIRMTGMGKGMIWVNGKSIGRHWMSFLSPLGKPSQSDYHIPRSFIKPTENLLVVLEEEKGNPEDIEILLVNRNTICSVITEYHPPHVKSWQRKESKIRPVVDTVKPAAQLKCPNHQEIVAVEFASYGDPYGSCGSFLMGNCNAPITKEVVEQNCLGKTSCSVPIERELFIKDNDACPDIMKTLAIQVKCDHKKH; from the exons ATGGCAGTGCCAAGCCGCGTGCTCTTGCTCGCCGTTCTTTCTCTGCTTTTAGTCTCAGTCGCAGTTGGCCATGGCGAGGACAAGTTTCAGAACGTGACTTATGATGGAAGGTCTTTGATCATCAATGGAAAGAGAGAGCTTCTGTTTTCTGGTTCCATCCATTACACTCGTAGCACCCCGGAG atgtggccagatCTTATAGCAAAGGCTAAACATGGAGGTTTGAATGTGATTCAAACTTACGTTTTCTGGAACATTCATGAGCCCGTGGAAGGGCAG TTCAATTTTAATGGAAATTATGATCTGGTGAAATTCATCAAGCTGATTGGGGAGCAAGGAATGTATGTGACCCTCAGGATTGGGCCATTCATCCAAGCTGAATGGAATCACGG AGGAATTCCATATTGGCTAAGAGAGGTCCCTGACATCATATTCCGTTCTAATAATGGACCATTCAAG caatacatgaaaaaatatgcgAAAATGAttatagataagatgaaagaGGAGAAACTGTTTGCTTCACAAGGAGGGCCCATCATCTTGTCACAG ATTGAAAATGAATACAATCACATCCAACTTGCATATAGAGATATGGGAAGCAGATATGTTCAGTGGGCAGCAAAAATGGCAGTGGGACTGAACACTGAAGTTCCATGGATCATGTGCAAGCAGAAGGATGCTCCAGATCCAGTG ATCAATACATGCAATGGAAGACACTGCGGAGACACTTTCACAGGCCCAAACAAACCCCACAAGCCTTCTTTGTGGACTGAGAACTGGACTGCTCA GTACAGAGTATTCGGAGACCCTCCATCTCAAAGAGCAGCAGAGGATATTGCATTCTCAGTTGCCCGCTTCTTCTCAAAGAATGGAACTCTTGTCAACTACTATATG TACCATGGTGGGACTAACTTCGGGAGAACGAGCGCCGTCTTTACAACAACTCGCTATTATGATGAAGCTCCTATTGATGAATATG GTTTGCAGAGGGAACCCAAATGGAGCCACCTTAAGGACGTGCACAAGGCTCTAAATTTATGCAAGAAGCCTCTGCTTTGGGGTGAACATGGCGTCCAAATTTTGGGCAAGCATACAGAA GCTCAACTCTTCGAGATTCCCGGAACAAAAGTCTGTGCTGCATTTTTGGCCAACAACAACTCTAAATCGCCAGAAACAGTTGATTTCAGGGGTGAGAAATATTACCTGCCTCCACGTTCCATTAGTATCCTCCCTGATTGCAAGACTGTGGTCTTCAACACACAAACA ATTGTATCGCAACACAATGCAAGGAACTTGAAGAGCTCGAAGGTTGCAAAGAATCTCAAGTGGGAGATGTCctcagaaccaatcccaactgTCGAGGAGTTGCCAGTTGATTCCAAGACTCCAAAAGAGCTCTATAGTTTTCTTAAGGATACCACAGACTATGCGTGGTACACCACTAG CATAGAATTGGGTCCCCGTGACTTGCCAATGCGGCCTGATATTCACCCAGTACTACGCGTTGCAAGTCTTGGCCATGCCTTGCATGCATTTGTGAATGGCGAATATGTTG GATCGGCGCATGGAAGCCACGACGAGAAGAGCTTTGTCTTTCAGAATGCTGTAAATCTCAAGGCCGGGGTTAACCATATAGCTCTGATTGGCATGACGGTGGGACTACCG GATAGTGGAGCCTACATGGAGCACAGGTATGCGGGTCCTCGTGCTATAACTGTCCTAGGTTTGAACACAGGAACTCTTGATCTGACAGTCAATGGTTGGGGGCATCAG GTTGGTTTAACGGGAGAAAAAATGAAGGTGTTCACACAGTCAGGCTCACACAGGGTAGAATGGAAGAAAGCTGATGGGCAAGGGCGTGCTCTTACATGGTACAAG ACATATTTTGATGCTCCTGAAGGGAATGATCCTGTTGCTATCAGGATGACTGGTATGGGCAAGGGAATGATTTGGGTCAATGGTAAAAGCATTGGCCGTCACTGGATGTCCTTCCTCTCTCCTCTCGGAAAGCCTTCTCAATCAGA CTACCATATCCCGAGATCTTTCATAAAGCCAACAGAAAATCTCCTTGTTGTATTGGAGGAGGAGAAAGGGAACCCAGAAGACATTGAAATCCTACTTGTCAATAGAAATACAATCTGCAGTGTCATAACTGAGTATCATCCACCCCATGTGAAGTCATGGCAGAGGAAGGAAAGCAAAATCAGACCTGTGGTGGACACCGTGAAGCCAGCAGCTCAACTGAAGTGTCCAAATCACCAAGAGATTGTTGCTGTAGAGTTTGCTAGCTATGGTGATCCTTATGGTTCCTGTGGAAGCTTCTTAATGGGCAACTGCAATGCTCCCATTACCAAGGAGGTTGTTGAACAG AATTGCTTGGGAAAAACTAGCTGTTCAGTTCCGATTGAGCGCGAACTTTTCATCAAGGACAACGATGCATGTCCAGATATCATGAAGACACTTGCCATACAAGTGAAGTGCGACCACAAGAAACATTAG
- the LOC121258050 gene encoding E3 ubiquitin-protein ligase UPL3-like yields METRSRKRAEATSAAPSSSSSGPTTRSSKRTRLLSSTSSFSSKPAANANATAQSSISTRSRSAAAAVFKAHDRQPAPMDSTNESSGSRRRGRNSDRDNSDKGKEKEHEVRVRDRDRDRDRDNDRSLGLNVDAVGCGDEDDNDSEGGGVGILHQNLTSASSALQGLLRKLGAGLDDLLPSSAMGSASSSHQSGRLKKILSGLRAEGEEGRQVEALTQLCEMLSIGTEESLSTFSVDSFVPVLVGLLNHESNPDIMLLAARALTHLCDVLPSSCAAVVHYGAVSCFCARLLTIEYMDLAEQSLQALKKISQEHPTACLRAGALMAVLSYLDFFSTGVQRVALSTAANMCKKLPSDAADFVMEAVPLLTNLLQYHDSKVLEHASVCLTRIAEAFASSPDKLDELCNHGLVTQAASLISTSNSGGGQASLSAPTYTGLIRLLSTCASGSPLGAKTLLLLGISGILKDILVGSGISTNASVSPALSRPSEQIFEIVNLANELLPPLPQGTISLPASANLFMRGPVVKKTSAGSSGKQEDTNGNVPEVSAREKLLNDQPELLQHFGMDLLPVLIQIYGSSVNGPVRHKCLSVVGKLMYFSPAEMIQSLLSSTNISSFLAGVLAWKDPHVLIPALQIAEILMEKLPGTFSKIFVREGVVHAVDQLILAGNPNSVSAQASSTEKDNNSGPGISSRSRRYRRRSGNTNPDGSASEESKNPGSVNIGSPPSSVEIPSINSNLRMAVSSCAKAFKDKYFPSVPGSVEVGVTDDLLQLKDLCIKLNAGVDDQKTKSKGKSKASGSRLADNLVNKEDYLVGIIAEMLAELGKGDGVSTFEFIGSGVIAALLNYFSCGYFSKEKISEANLPKLRQQALKRLKSFIVVALPSSIDEESVAPMTVLVQKLQNALSSLERFPVVLSHSSRSSSGSACLSSGLSALSQPFKLRLCKAQGEKSLRDYSSNVVLIDPLASLAAVEEFLWPRVQRGESGQKSLASAGNSESGTTPTGAGASSPSTSTPASTARRPSTRSRSSVNIGDASKKDATQEKSTSSSKGKGKAVLKPAQEEARGPQTRNAARRRAVLDKDAQMKPTNGDSTSEDEELDISPVEIDEALVIEDDDISDDEDDDHEDVLRDDSLPVCIPDKVHDVKLGDSAEDSFVAPAASDSQTNPVSGSSSRAATVKGSDSADFRSGNSYGSRGAMSFAAAAMAGLGAGNGRGIRGGRDRQGRPQYGSFNDPPKLIFTAGGRQLNKHLTIYQAVQRQLVLDEEDDDRYAGSDLIANDGSRLWSDIYTITYHRAESQADRASVGGSCSNNVSKSTKSGSASTSNSDAQLHRMSLLDSILQGELPCDLEKSNPTFNILALLRVLEGLNQLAPRLRAQIACDDFAEGKVASLNELNTTCGRVSSEEFINSKLTPKLARQIQDALALCSGSLPSWCYQLTKACPFLFPFEIRRQYFYSTAFGLSRALYRLQQQQGADGHGSANEREVRVGRLRRQKVRVSRNHILDSAAKVMEMYCSQKAVLEVEYFGEVGTGLGPTLEFYTLLSHDLQKVGLQMWRTNSSLGTPNGKTNNADGDLVLAPLGLFPRPWPPNADASDGNQFSKVIEYFRLVGRVMAKALEDGRLLDLPLSTAFFKLVLGQELDLHDILTFDAELGKTFQELHVIVCRKQYLESTSGDNSDAIMDLRFRGAPIEDLCFDFTLPGYPEYILKSGDENVDIYNLEEYISLVVDATVKTGIMRQMEAFRAGFNQVFDISSLLIFTPHELDYLLCGRRELWEAETLADNIKFDHGYTAKSPAVVNLLEIMVEFTPEQQRAFCQFVTGAPRLPPGGLAVLNPKLTIVRKHSSTAVNTAANGTGLSESADDDLPSVMTCANYLKLPPYSTKEIMFKKLLYAISEGQGSFDLS; encoded by the exons ATGGAAACTCGGAGCCGGAAGCGGGCGGAGGCCACTTCAGCAgcgccttcttcttcttcctccggTCCCACCACCCGTTCCTCCAAGCGCACGCGCCTTCTCTCATCCACATCGTCATTCTCCTCCAAGCCAGCTGCCAACGCCAACGCCACCGCTCAATCCTCGATCTCCACCCGGTCCCGCTCGGCTGCCGCAGCTGTCTTTAAAGCTCACGACCGACAGCCAGCCCCGATGGACTCAACCAACGAATCCTCTGGGTCTCGCCGCCGTGGCCGGAACTCCGATAGAGACAATTCAGATAAGGGGAAGGAGAAAGAGCACGAGGTTAGGGTTAGGGATAGGGATAGAGATAGGGACAGGGATAACGATCGTAGCTTGGGTCTGAATGTGGATGCTGTCGGCTGTGGTGACGAAGATGATAATGATAGCGAGGGTGGTGGCGTGGGGATTCTGCATCAGAATCTGACCTCAGCGAGCAGTGCCCTCCAGGGTTTACTGAGGAAGCTCGGGGCGGGGTTGGATGATCTATTGCCTTCATCGGCGATGGGCTCGGCCTCATCTTCGCATCAGAGTGGGCGTCTGAAGAAGATTCTGTCTGGGTTGAGGGCCGAGGGGGAGGAAGGGAGGCAGGTTGAGGCGTTGACGCAGCTCTGTGAGATGCTCTCAATTGGAACCGAGGAGTCGCTCAGTACATTCTCTGTCGATTCCTTCGTTCCGGTTCTTGTGGGGCTGCTCAATCACGAGAGCAATCCGGATATTATGCTACTTGCTGCGAGGGCACTGACTCATCTTTGTGATGTGCTTCCTTCGTCTTGTGCTGCGGTTGTGCATTATGGTGCGGTTTCGTGTTTTTGTGCGAGGTTGCTTACCATAGAATACATGGACTTAGCTGAACAG TCTCTACAAGCTCTGAAGAAGATATCTCAGGAGCACCCAACTGCCTGTTTGCGAGCTGGTGCTCTTATGGCAGTGCTTTCATATTTGGATTTCTTCTCTACAGGAGTTCAG CGAGTGGCATTATCTACGGCGGCAAACATGTGCAAGAAACTCCCTTCAGATGCAGCTGACTTTGTGATGGAAGCTGTCCCTCTTCTGACTAATCTTCTTCAGTATCATGATTCGAAG GTGCTGGAACATGCTTCTGTTTGTTTGACTCGAATTGCTGAAGCATTTGCATCATCTCCGGATAAATTAGATGAACTCTGTAATCATGGTCTGGTTACGCAAGCCGCCTCGCTTATTTCAACCAGCAATTCTGGAGGTGGACAGGCATCTCTCAGTGCTCCTACATACACT GGTTTAATACGACTTCTTTCCACTTGTGCAAGTGGCTCTCCATTGGGAGCCAAAACTTTGCTTCTCCTCGGCATCAGTGGTATCCTTAAAGATATTCTTGTAGGTTCAGGCATATCAACTAATGCTTCAGTTTCACCTGCTTTGAGTAGACCATCAGAACAG ATTTTTGAGATTGTCAACCTGGCAAATGAACTGCTCCCTCCATTGCCACAAGGAACCATTTCTCTCCCAGCTAGCGCCAATTTATTTATGAGAGGACCTGTTGTTAAGAAGACTTCTGCTGGCAGTTCTGGGAAACAGGAAGACACAAATGGAAATGTCCCTGAGGTTTCAGCTCGCGAGAAATTATTGAATGATCAGCCTGAGCTTCTTCAGCATTTCGGAATGGATCTCCTTCCTGTTCTGATACAG ATATATGGTTCCAGCGTGAATGGTCCTGTTCGTCACAAATGTCTGTCCGTTGTTGGAAAATTGATGTACTTCAGCCCTGCAGAGATGATTCAGTCACTATTAAGTTCAACAAACATATCGAG TTTCTTGGCTGGTGTTTTAGCATGGAAAGATCCACACGTCTTGATCCCTGCCCTTCAAATTGCTGAGATTCTCATGGAAAAGCTTCCTGGGACTTTCTCCAAGATTTTTGTCAGAGAAGGTGTGGTACATGCTGTGGACCAACTTATCTTGGCTGGTAACCCAAATTCTGTTTCTGCACAAGCATCTTCCACGGAGAAGGATAATAATTCTGGCCCTGGAATATCATCACGCTCTAGGCGTTACAGACGACGGAGTGGAAACACCAATCCTGATGGAAGTGCTTCAGAAGAATCTAAGAATCCTGGTTCAGTAAATATTGGATCGCCTCCAAGTTCGGTGGAAATTCCTTCTATTAATTCAAATCTTCGTATGGCAGTCAGTTCATGTGCTAAAGCTTTTAAAGACAAGTACTTCCCTTCAGTTCCCGGTTCTGTTGAAGTGGGAGTTACGGATGATCTCTTGCAATTAAAGGATCTTTGTATCAAGTTGAATGCTGGTGTTGATGACCAAAAGACTAAATCAAAGGGAAAATCTAAAGCTTCTGGGTCTCGCTTGGCTGATAATTTGGTGAATAAGGAAGACTATCTGGTTGGGATTATAGCTGAGATGCTAGCAGAGCTAGGAAAAGGGGATGGTGTTTCCACTTTTGAGTTCATTGGCAGTGGTGTCATTGCTGCCTTGCTGAACTACTTTTCTTGTGGCTACTTTTCCAAGGAGAAAATTTCAGAAGCTAACCTGCCCAAGCTTCGCCAACAAGCACTTAAAAGACTGAAGTCGTTTATCGTTGTTGCACTTCCTTCCAGCATTGATGAAGAAAGTGTAGCTCCCATGACTGTCTTGGTTCAGAAGCTTCAAAATGCTCTGTCCTCCTTGGAGCGTTTCCCTGTTGTGTTGAGCCATTCATCTAGGTCATCTAGTGGAAGTGCATGCCTTTCCTCTGGACTGAGTGCTTTGTCTCAGCCTTTTAAGTTGCGTCTCTGTAAAGCCCAGGGAGAAAAATCTCTCCGCGACTATTCATCGAATGTTGTACTGATCGATCCGTTAGCAAGTTTGGCTGCTGTTGAAGAATTTCTTTGGCCCCGAGTTCAGAGAGGAGAGTCTGGTCAGAAGTCCTTGGCATCAGCGGGGAATTCTGAGTCTGGAACTACTCCTACAGGAGCTGGTGCTTCTTCTCCATCTACTTCTACACCTGCTTCCACTGCTCGTCGTCCTTCTACTAGATCCAGATCATCTGTTAATATAGGAGATGCGTCAAAGAAGGATGCAACACAAGAGAAAAGCACTAGTTCATCAAAGGGGAAGGGTAAAGCTGTTTTGAAACCTGCTCAAGAGGAGGCTAGAGGACCTCAAACAAGAAATGCTGCTCGCAGAAGAGCAGTGTTAGATAAAGATGCTCAGATGAAACCTACAAATGGGGACTCTACTTCTGAG GACGAGGAATTGGATATATCTCCTGTTGAGATTGACGAGGCACTGGTGATTGAGGATGATGACATCTCAGATGATGAGGACGATGACCATGAAGAT GTGCTACGAGATGATTCTCTTCCTGTGTGCATCCCTGACAAAGTACATGATGTAAAATTGGGTGACTCAGCAGAGGATAGTTTTGTTGCTCCTGCAGCAAGTGATAGCCAAACTAATCCAGTGTCTGGTTCTAGCAGCAGAGCTGCTACAGTTAAGGGTTCTGATTCTGCTGATTTTAGGAGTGGTAATTCATATGGTTCAAGGGGTGCTATGTCATTTGCTGCTGCTGCCATGGCTGGCCTTGGAGCTGGTAATGGTAGAGGTATTAGGGGAGGCAGAGATAGGCAAGGACGCCCTCAGTATGGAAGTTTTAATGATCctccaaaattaatatttacagCTGGTGGGAGGCAGCTCAATAAGCATTTGACTATCTATCAGGCTGTTCAGCGACAGCTTGTACTGGATGAGGAGGATGATGACAGGTATGCTGGCAGTGATCTCATAGCTAATGATGGAAGCAGGCTGTGGAGTGATATTTACACTATCACATATCATAGAGCAGAAAGCCAAGCTGATAGGGCGTCTGTTGGAGGATCTTGTTCTAATAATGTATCAAAATCTACCAAATCTGGTTCTGCTTCTACTTCTAACTCGGATGCCCAGTTACATCGAATGTCACTTCTAGACAGTATCTTGCAGGGAGAACTTCCTTGTGATCTGGAAAAATCCAACCCTACTTTCAATATATTGGCTCTTTTGCGTGTATTAGAGGGTTTGAACCAACTTGCACCTCGTTTGAGAGCCCAGATAGCATGTGATGATTTTGCTGAGGGAAAAGTCGCTAGTCTGAATGAGCTGAATACAACTTGTGGCAGAGTTTCTTCAGAGGAATTTATTAACAGCAAGCTTACTCCTAAACTAGCTCGACAAATTCAAGATGCGCTTGCACTGTGCAGTGGTAGTCTTCCCTCATGGTGCTACCAGTTGACAAAAGCATGTCCCTTCTTATTTCCTTTTGAGATCCGGCGACAGTACTTCTATTCAACTGCTTTTGGGCTATCTCGCGCTCTATACCGTCTTCAGCAACAGCAGGGTGCTGATGGTCATGGATCAGCAAATGAAAGAGAGGTGAGGGTTGGGAGATTGCGGCGCCAAAAGGTCCGTGTCTCCCGAAATCACATTTTGGATTCTGCTGCAAAAGTAATGGAGATGTATTGTAGCCAGAAGGCTGTGCTTGAGGTAGAATATTTTGGTGAAGTTGGCACGGGTTTGGGTCCAACCCTTGAATTCTACACTCTTTTAAGTCATGACCTTCAAAAAGTTGGACTTCAAATGTGGAGAACAAATTCTTCCTTGGGGACACCAAATGGAAAAACAAATAATGCTGATGGGGACCTTGTTCTAGCCCCTCTTGGGTTGTTCCCTCGTCCTTGGCCTCCAAATGCTGATGCTTCTGATGGTAATCAGTTTTCTAAAGTCATCGAGTATTTCCGGTTGGTAGGGCGTGTGATGGCCAAAGCTCTTGAAGATGGACGGTTACTGGACCTGCCACTGTCAACAGCATTTTTCAAGCTTGTGCTTGGTCAA GAGCTTGATTTGCATGATATTCTTACTTTTGATGCTGAGCTAGGGAAGACTTTCCAAGAATTACATGTCATTGTTTGTCGGAAACAATATCTAGAATCAACTAGCGGTGATAATAGTGATGCAATTATGGATTTACGTTTTCGAGGGGCACCAATAGAAGATCTCTGCTTCGATTTTACACTTCCTGGTTACCCAGAGTATATTTTGAAATCTGGAGATGAAAAT GTTGATATTTATAACTTGGAGGAGTATATTTCCTTGGTAGTTGATGCGACTGTCAAGACTGGAATAATGCGGCAAATGGAAGCATTTAGAGCAGGGTTCAATCAG GTCTTTGACATCTCTTCTTTACTAATATTTACTCCGCATGAATTGGATTACCTGCTTTGTGGCCGTAGAGAGTTATGGGAG GCTGAGACACTTGCTGATAATATAAAATTCGATCATGGATACACTGCCAAGAGCCCTGCAGTAGTAAAT TTGCTGGAGATTATGGTAGAATTCACACCAGAGCAGCAGCGGGCCTTCTGCCAGTTTGTCACTGGTGCACCTAGGCTTCCACCTGGTGGGCTGGCAGTGCTCAATCCTAAACTGACCATTGTGAGAAAG CATTCTTCGACTGCAGTCAACACAGCAGCCAATGGGACTGGGCTTTCAGAATCAGCGGATGATGACTTGCCAAGTGTCATGACATGTGCAAACTATCTGAAGCTTCCTCCTTACTCTACGAAG GAGATTATGTTCAAGAAACTACTTTATGCAATCAGTGAAGGGCAGGGATCTTTTGATTTGTCATGA
- the LOC121258479 gene encoding synaptotagmin-1-like, whose amino-acid sequence MGFFSTILGFCGFGVGISIGLVAGYFFFIYFQPSDVKDPVIRPLVEQDSETLQRMFPEIPLWVKNPDYDRVDWINKFLEYMWPYLNKAICMTARNIAKPIIADQVPKYKIESVEFEAFTLGSLPPTFQGMKVYITDEKELIMEPFIKWAANPNITVAVKAFGLKATVQVVDLQVFAAPRITLKPLVPSFPCFAKIYVSLMDKPHVDFGLKLIGADLMSIPGLYRFVQEFIKDQVSKMYLWPQTLEVPILDPAKAFKRPVGILHVKVVRAMKLKKKDLLGASDPYVKLKLTDDKLPAKKTTVKHKNLNPEWNEEFNIVVKDPQTQSLELRVYDWEQVGKHDKMGMNVVPLKELSPEELKVVTLDLLKNMDLNDVSNVSNEKSRGHLVVELTYKPFKEEDLTKGFEETKTVQKAPEGTPAGGGVLVVIVHEAQDVEGKHHTNPYVRILFRGEEKRTKHVKKNRDPRWEEEFSFRLEEPPINDRMHVEVVSSSSSRIGLLHPKESLGYIDINLSDVVSNKRINEKYHLIDSKNGRIQIELQWRTL is encoded by the exons ATGGGTTTCTTCAGTACCATATTGGGTTTTTGCGGTTTTGGAGTAGGGATTTCTATTGGTCTTGTTGCTGGgtatttcttcttcatctatTTCCAACCCAGCGATGTTAAG GATCCTGTAATACGTCCCTTGGTAGAGCAAGACTCAGAAACTTTGCAGCGGATGTTTCCTGAGATACCACTTTGGGTGAAAAATCCAGACTATGATCGG GTTGACTGGATAAACAAGTTTCTTGAGTATATGTGGCCATATCTTAACAAG GCAATTTGCATGACTGCAAGGAACATTGCAAAGCCTATAATTGCTGATCAAGTTCCCAAATATAAAATCGAGTCTGTTGAATTTGAAGCATTTACGTTAGGATCCCTTCCACCAACTTTTCAAG GCATGAAAGTTTATATCACTGATGAGAAGGAGTTGATTATGGAACCGTTCATAAAATGGGCTGCAAATCCTAATATCACTGTTGCTGTTAAAGCATTTGGGTTGAAAGCAACTGTCCAG GTGGTGGATTTGCAAGTGTTTGCTGCACCACGTATCACCTTGAAGCCATTGGTTCCAAGCTTTCCTTGTTTTGCCAAAATCTATGTGTCTCTCATGGACAAG CCACATGTTGACTTTGGACTAAAGCTTATTGGGGCTGATCTTATGTCAATACCTGGCCTCTACAGGTTTGTCCAG GAGTTCATAAAAGATCAGGTCTCAAAAATGTATCTATGGCCCCAAACCCTGGAAGTGCCTATTTTGGATCCAGCAAA AGCCTTTAAAAGGCCAGTCGGAATTCTCCACGTGAAGGTAGTGAGGGCCATGAAACTAAAGAAGAAAGATCTTCTAGGTGCATCAGACCCTTATGTGAAACTGAAGCTCACTGACGATAAGCTTCCAGCAAAGAAGACCACTGTGAAGCACAAAAACTTGAACCCTGAATGGAATGAGGAGTTCAATATCGTTGTTAAAGATCCACAAACCCAGTCTTTAGAGCTTCGTGTCTATGATTGGGAGCAG GTTGGCAAACATGACAAGATGGGTATGAATGTAGTCCCTCTGAAAGAACTATCCCCCGAGGAGCTAAAAGTTGTGACTTTGGACCTCCTTAAAAATATGGACTTAAACGATGTTTCAAatgtttcaaatgaaaaatcacGTGGGCATCTTGTGGTGGAATTGACATATAAGCCTTTCAAAGAGGAAGACTTAACAAAAGGTTTCGAAGAAACTAAGACGGTACAGAAGGCGCCAGAGGGAACTCCTGCTGGTGGAGGGGTGCTGGTAGTTATAGTTCATGAAGCTCAAGACGTCGAAGGGAAGCACCACACTAATCCCTACGTACGGATTCTTTTCagaggagaagagaaaaggACTAAG CACGTAAAGAAGAACAGAGATCCAAGGTGGGAAGAGGAGTTCTCGTTTAGGCTGGAGGAGCCTCCCATTAATGACAGAATGCATGTAGAGGTTGTCAGCAGCAGCTCATCGAGAATAGGCCTGCTGCATCCAAAG GAATCACTGGGTTACATCGATATCAATCTGTCGGATGTCGTTTCCAACAAACGAATCAACGAGAAGTACCATCTTATAGACTCCAAGAATGGACGTATACAGATCGAGCTACAATGGAGGACTCTATGA